The following is a genomic window from Sedimenticola thiotaurini.
TCGACCCAGATGGCCTTCCTGCGGGAGGCGCTGTTGATGCTCCGTCGCAAGGCCAACAGCGACCTGGATGATGCCCATATCTCCATCGATTCACCGGTCTACTTCTCCCTGGCGGAGCTGTTCCATCAGTTCAAGCGGGCCAATGAACAGGTGATGGATTTCGGTAAGGTGAAAGGTGCCCTGTATGGTCAGTTTGATGAGTTTCTGATCAAGCTGCAGAGCCGTTTCAACGACGTGCGTTACGATTTCCTGTTCAAGCCGAAACGGCGCAAGTCCTCCGATACCCTGGTGGATCTGCTGCGGGAGTTTGTCGGTCTGGTGGAGCCGCAGCGGCAGATCACCGTGATCGACTTCAGTTCGGTGCCGTTCGATGTCCGCCCCACGGTGTCGGCCCAGATCGGTCGGCTTGCTTTTGAGTTTAACTACTGGAATCCCCAGTCCCGGGAGTTCCCACTGCTGCTGGTCTGTGAAGAGGCGCATAACTACATTCCCCGGGAGGCCGGTACCCAGTTCGAGGGTACCCGTCGCTCCATGGAGCGAATCGCCAAAGAGGGACGGAAGTACGGTGTCGGTCTGGCGGTGGTCAGCCAGCGGCCCCATGAACTTTCCGAGACGGTATTGGCCCAGTGCAGCAGTTTTATCTGTCTGCGGGTCACCAACCCCGAGGATCAGCAGTATATCCGGGACCTGGTGCCGGATGCGGAGTCGAACCTGGTGAATATCCTCGCTGCCCTGGGACGCGGTGAGGCGATGGCGCTGGGCGAGGCGGTGCCGCTGCCCACCCGGTTCCAGTTCCATGTGCCCGACCCGGCACCCAACAGTAACGACATCGATTTCTTCAACATGTGGCGGGACGGTCCCGGTACAGTGGATGTAGAGGCGATTGTGCGCCGCTGGCGCCGCCAGGGACGTTAGGCGGTCTGTCAAGACAGATCGGGCGCATCAGGCCATCAAACAGCATGATCCGCTGGTAAAAAAAGCCGGGTAACTGGGTTATAATGCAGCACTTTCTTGACGGTTTTGCCGCACGGTCGGCAGCAATTTACGGAGTTTCCCATGTCAGCGTCTGGCGTAAAAAAGGTCGTACTCGCATATTCGGGTGGTCTGGATACCTCGATCATCCTTAAGTGGCTTCAAGAGGAGTATGGTTGTGAGGTGGTGACCTTTACCGCCGATATCGGGCAGGGCGAAGAGGTGGAGCCGGCCCGCGCCAAGGCGCAGGCGGCCGGAGTGAAGGAGATCTATATCGAGGATCTCACCGAAGAGTTCGCCCGTGACTTCGTATTCCCCATGTTCCGTGCCAACGCTATTTACGAGGGCGAGTACCTGCTGGGCACCTCCATCGCCCGTCCCCTGATCACCAAGCGGCTGATTGAGATCGCCCGGGAGACCGGCGCGGATGCCATCTCCCACGGCGCCACTGGCAAGGGCAATGACCAGGTGCGTTTTGAACTGGGTGCCTACGCCCTGATGCCGGATGTGAAGATTATCGCCCCCTGGCGTGAATGGGATCTGCTCTCCCGCGAGAAGCTGATGAAATATGCCGAGGAGCACGGTATCCCGGTGGAGATGAAGCGCAAGGGCAAGTCACCCTACTCCATGGATGCCAACCTGCTGCACATCTCCTACGAGGGTTACGACCTGGAAGACCCCTGGTGTGAGCCTTCCGAAGAGATGTGGCGCTGGAGTGTATCGCCGGAGGCGGCGCCGGATAAACCCACCTATATCGAACTGACCTTCGAGAAGGGTGATGTGACCGCCATCGACGGTGTCGCCATGAGTCCGGCCAAGGTGATGACCGAACTGAACCGGGTGGGTGGTGCCAACGGCATCGGCCGTGACGATATTGTCGAGAACCGTTACGTCGGTATGAAATCCCGTGGCTGTTACGAAACCCCGGGGGGCACCATCCTGCTCAAGGCGCATCGTGCCATCGAGTCCCTGACCCTGGATCGTGAATCGGCCCATCTGAAGGATGAACTGATGCCCAAGTACGCCGAGCTGGTTTACAACGGCTACTGGTGGAGCCCGGAGCGCGAAATGCTGCAGGCCGCCATCGACCAGACCCAGGAAGTGGTCAACGGCGTGGTACGGCTGAAACTGTACAAGGGTGGCATTATGGTGGTGGGGCGCAAGTCAGAGACCCACAGTCTGTTCGATGAGTCCATCGCCACCTTTGAAGATGATGCCGGTGCCTATGACCAGAAGGATGCCGGTGGCTTTATTAAACTCAACGCCCTGCGCCTGCGTGTAGCGGCCCGTCGACGTGGCTCCTGATATGACTATGCAACCGGATAATCGCGAATATACCCGCTTTTCCCTCCGTTCCAAGGTGAAGCTGGTGGATCACGAGGGTAAGGAGTATGAAATCTATACCCGCGACCTGTCCCATGGTGGACTGTTCCTGATTATGAAGGAGGACTCCCTGCCCCCTGCCGATTCGGTGGTGGAGGTGACGGCCATGGATATCGAGGATCCACTGCCACAACGAGCGGTTGTGGTCAGGGCGGAGGCCGGCAAAGGCATCGCCATCCGTTTTCTCGATAGTGAATAGTCTGCCATGACCGTCCAGCGAGCCCCAACCGTGGGTGTCCGCGTCGGTAGTGTCACCATCGGCGGTAACGCCCCGGTGGTTGTCCAGTCCATGACCAATACCGATACGGCGGATATTGCCGCCACCATCCGTCAGGTGGCTGAACTGCACCGGGCCGGTTCAGAGCTGGTGCGTATCACCGTCAATACGGAAGAGGCGGCCCGAGCAGTTGCTTCCATCCGGGATGGGCTGGACAAGCTGGGGGTGCCGGTGCCCCTGGTGGGGGATTTCCATTTCAACGGCCACAAGTTACTGCAGAAGTATCCCGAATGCGCCCAGGCCCTGGCCAAGTACCGCATCAATCCGGGCAACGTGGGGCGTGGCGCCAGCCGGGATGAAAAGTTTGCCGCCATGATCGAACTGGCCTGCCGCCATGACAAGGCGGTGCGGATCGGTGTCAACTGGGGCAGTATGGACCAGGAGCTGGTGGTGCGGATGATGGATGAGAACGCCCGGGCCGCAGAGCCGCTGGATAATGACCGGGTGATCCGGGAGATCATGGTGGTATCGGCCCTGGATAATGCCCGCCGTGCCGAGGAGCTGGGCCTGGGGCGTGACCGGATTGTGCTCTCCTGCAAGATGAGCGGGGTACAGGATCTGATCGGTGTTTACCGGGAACTCTCCCGGCGTTGTGACTACGCCCTGCATCTCGGCCTGACCGAGGCCGGTATGGGTTCCAAGGGGATCGTCGCCTCCACGGCGGCGCTGGCGGTGCTGCTGCAGGAGGGTATCGGCGATACCATCCGGATCTCCCTCACCCCGGAGCCGGGCGGCGCGCGTACCCAGGAAGTGCAGGTGGCCCAGGAGATTCTGCAATCCATGGGGTTACGTTCATTCACCCCGATGGTGATCGCCTGTCCCGGTTGCGGTCGCACCAGCAGTGTCGTGTTTCAGCAGCTGGCCCAGGAGATTCAGCAGTATCTGCGTGCCCAGATGCCCCAATGGCGCGACCGCTTTCCCGGCGTTGAGGCGATGAACGTGGCGGTGATGGGCTGCGTGGTCAATGGCCCCGGTGAGAGCAAGCATGCCAATATCGGTATCAGTCTGCCCGGCAATGGTGAAGTGCCGGTGGCGCCGGTGTATGAGGATGGAGTCAAGACTGTCACCCTGAAGGGTGATTCAATTGCCCGGGATTTTCAGCAACTGGTGGAGCAGTACGTCATCCGCCACTACGGCTGAACCGGCATCCCGTCCATACCCTGACCACCCCGGTTCGTCTCTTCTTCCCGGCTAGAGAAATCCAGCCTGTTCAGCATAGATATCTTTCAGCAGCCGCTTGAATTCCGGGTGATTGCGCAGCAGCTGCTGCCCCGCATTGATCAATGCGTCTGCCCCGTTTTCCGGTAGCGTGAAGTCGGTCGGAATGGTGGAGAGGGGCTGGTCGTTAAGCTCCCCGGGGCTGTCCTCCAGGTTCAGCTCGATAATATAAACATCCGGTGCGCAGCCGTCCGGGTCGGAGCAGGGAACGGTGCTGTTGCGCTTCAGCCAGGGCTTAAGCTGACGGTGCAGATAGGCCTTGGTTTCGAAGTTGTAGTTGCTCAGGGGGGTGGTGCTGGCGGCATCGAGAATCACCGTCTGTGGCGGATGGTCCGGTCTCTTTTCCCATTCAATCGGCAGGCGGGCCGCCGCGTCGATCTCGATCAGTACGATGCGCCGGGCCTGCAGGGGAATGTTTTGCCGGTTGCTGTCATCCAGGCCATCCTGAATGATGATGCGATCTATCATGGCGCGCAGTCCCAGGTTGTCGGCAAGGCCCCCATCCAGCAGGTGGATGTAGGGATGTTCCGGCTGCTCCAGGTAGCGACTCCAGGTTCTGGCCAGCCGGTAACGTCGTGGATTCTGCTGCTTTTCGGTCAGGCCGGTTCGGATCCAGTGCGGGGTGGGGTAACCGCAGCTGCCGGCCCGATTGGTCAGGGTGATCGGGGTGAAGATCAGCGGCACCGCACTGGAGGCCGCTACCGCCCGGGCCACCGGAAAATGATCGCTGTCGGAGCAGATCAGGGCAAACAGCTCCGGGGTAAAGCCAAAGCGGCTCCCTTTGAACAGATCGGTCGCGTTGATGATCACGACCGGTCCCTGGTTGTCAAACAGCTCGCTGAGCGGGCGCTCACCAAACAGTGTCTGGCGGAAGTATTCGTCCAGGATGTCGCCGGATCCGAAAGTGGTGGAGGAGAGCCGGGAGAGGTTTTCCAGTGTCAGCATCCGCTGGCGGATCTCGTTCCTCACATCCCGCTCCAGAAACTGCTGGCGGAAATTTTCGAACAGCTGCTCACCGTACAGACCGTAGTAGGCGGCAATAATGCTGCCGCCGGAGACGGCCGAGATGGTGTCCACCTTGTCCAGCAGGGTTGGGGCGTCGGGCCGGGTGGTCAGGGGGGTCTGGTGGAGTGCCTCCATGACACCATAGGCAAATGCGGATGCCCGGCTGCCGCCACCCGACAGGGTCAACAGCAGGATGGTGGAATCCTTGCTGAGGGGGGTGGCCGCTTTTTTTACCGAGGTAAGGGGTGGATTATCAGGGAAGCGAGCCGTGCTGGCACAACCACTGACCAACAGCAGGCTCAGCAGGATGCTGTATATCCTTCGAATTCTGTTCATGCGGGGTGTCGCAGATCCGGTTGCAATAGGCTCGGATTACCCCATCCCGGGGCGCGGTTGTCAAGCCGGGATCTCTGTTGGCTCCCGGTTTCGTATGGCCCGTACCCAATTCTCCATGGCGGTGTTGGCGACTGGCATGGGCGCCTGCAAAAAAGTGATATAGAAGGTGTTGGGCAGTTCCACCACCCCGATGGAGCGGGGACGCAGCGCCATTGCCTGGGGTGTGGGCAAGGTCAGACCAAAACAGAAAACAATGTTGCCGGCGGCCAGGATGTTGTCATGGATCTGGCCTTTTTCCAGGCCGCTGGTATGGGCGTAATGGTCAAAAATGGCAATGAAGGTGGCAATCGGGTCAGCCTCTACACAGCTTTTGAGATAGCCAAGAATCTCATCGACGCTGGTGTAGGTTGTCTCCGACTTGTCAATCTCCAGTGAGAACAGGGCGTACGCCTCTCGCGTGAAGGTCTGCTGCATGACTGGTTCCTGAAGCGTGCTGTGAATTTTCCGATAATCCGGGTATCAGTTGCCAAGGTTAGAGCTCCAGGAATAGGACCGCATTGAAAAATCTCAATGTCAGAAAATTGTTTGTCAATTGTCAGCTATGAATTCCAGATTTGGAATATCCAGCAGGTATTTGTTCGGTTCTGTTTCGATCAGCAGGCTCTGGCGCTTGAATTCGGCAATGGTTCGGCTGGTGGTTTCGGTGGTGATGCCCAGCATTGCCCCCATATCTTCCCGGGGAAACAGCTCACATTCACTGGTGGCCTGGTTACGCACCAGGCGCAGCAGCAGGCGGGCAACCCGCTGTCTGGCCGATCCGGTAGAGAGTTCAGTGAGCCAGGCGTCCGCCTCCTCCAGTGCATGCTGCCAGCGATTCAGCAGCTCCTGGTGCAGTTTCGGGTTGGTGTTGGAGAGCGCCTGCACCACGCTGACCGGCAGGCTGCAGGCCTGGGTTGGTTGCAGCACCACGGCGTCATGTTTGTAGGGTTGGTCCAGCAGCGCCTCCAGTCCGGTGACATCGGTGGTGCGCACCAGCCGGACAATGCGCTGGGTACCGTCAGGCAGATACTGGACCAGCTTCAGGATGCCGCTGCGGATGGTGTAGAGACGATCGGCCTTGTCGCCGGCGCGATAGAGAGTCGACCCGGCTGGCAGGGTGTAGAGGTCGATGGGTTGATGGATCTTGTCGAAATCCTCCTCATCCAGCCCGGCAAACAGCACTGAGTTACGCAGTGTGCAGCTGATACAGTCGGCAACGCCTTCCCAGGCTTCTTTATCGGTGAGGTTTTTCATCAATGCTTCTCTAAGTAGGCGGCGGCAACCGTTCTCAAGGCGCGGCCAAATTGAATAGTCTCCCATGCAGATGCCGGTGGGCTTGTGAGCTGTTATCCCTCCAGGGATACAGTTCCGGCTTCACCGGCATCTGGGAAGCCCGTACCTGCCAGAGTCGGCAGGCACAACTTTCTCAGCCGACCTGAGGCAGATGTTTCAGGGACTCTTTGATCGCCTCGTCCGGGTACTCGTAGTCCTCCAGTTCGCCGGCAAAGAAGCGGTCGTAGGAGGTCATATCGAAGTGGCCATGACCCGACAGGTTGAAGAGCAGGGTTTTTGCCTCACCGGTCTCGGCACAACGCTTCGCTTCACGGATCACCGCGGCGATAGCGTGGGTCGACTCCGGTGCCGGTACGATGCCTTCACTCTTGGCAAACAGCACGCCCGATTCGAAGGTCTCGGTCTGTGGCACGGCCACCGCGCCCAGCAATCCCTCATTATAGAGCTGGCTGATCAGCGCTGAGTCACCGTGATAGCGCAATCCACCGGCGTGGATACCTGGCGGCATGAAATCATGGCCCAGGGTATACATCTTCATCAGCGGGGTCAGACCGATGGCATCGCCGAAGTCGTAGGCGTAGGTACCCTTGGTCAGGGTGGGGCAGGAGGTGGGTTCCACAGCGATCAGTTCGACCTGCTTGCCGGCTGCTTTGTCGGCGAAGAACGGGAAGGCGATGCCGCCGAAGTTGGATCCGCCGCCGCAGGGTGCAAATACCATGTCGGGATATTCCCCCACCATGGACATCTGCTTCTTCGCTTCTTCACCGATAATGGTCTGGTGCAACAACACGTGGTTGAGCACTGATCCGAGGGCGTAATTGGTGTCCGGGCGGTTGGCGGCGATCTCCACCGCCTCCGAGATGGCCACACCCAGTGAACCTTCGCTGTTCGGGTCTTTGGCCAGAATGGAGCGGCCCGACTCGGTCAGGTTGGTTGGGCTGGCGTGCACGTTGGCTCCCCAGGTACGCATCATGGTGCGACGGTAGGGTTTCTGGCCATAACTTACCTTGACCATGAAGACCTCGACCTCCAGGCCAAACATCTGGCCGGCCAGGGCCAGGGAACAACCCCACTGTCCGGCGCCGGTTTCGGTGGTCAGCTTCTTGATGCCGGCCTGCTTGTTGTAGTACGCCTGGGCCACGGCGGTGTTCGGTTTGTGGGAGCCCGCCGGACTGACCGACTCATTCTTATAGAAGATCTTGGCCGGAGTATTCAGCATCTTCTCCAGGCGATGGGCGCGAAAGAGCGGGGACGGGCGCCACAGGCGCAACACTTCCCGTACCTCCTCAGGAATCTTGATCCAGCGATCGCTGCTCACCTCCTGCTTGATAATCTCCTCCGGAAAGATGGCGGCCAGTGCGTCCGGCCCCACCGGTTGTCCGTCGGGACCCAGCGGCGGAGTCGGCGGATTGGGCATGTCGGCAACCACGTTATACCAGTGGGTGGGCATCTCTGATTCTTTTAATAGAATCTTGGTCTTCATCTTGAGGCTTCTCCCAAGTTTTTTGGATTGGAGGGGTTGATTCGAATGGCCCGTATTGGCGCCGCTGGTGCAATCTTCACATATTAGGCACGCTTTATGCCACCGCTTTAACTTTTCCCGGTGGCTGTCCACCTGGAATCTGTGCCCAATTGTGGTCGACCCAAGGGGTTATTTGGGCCTGACCCGGGTCCTGGCCCGGTTGGCAGTTATGTTGCGCGGTCCACTGGGGTACAATCGGCGTCCTTTAAATATAGTCGGTGTAACGGGTGAATAATGGCGCTGATCAATCTGCGCAAGGTACAACTGGGCTTTGGTGGCCCGGCGCTGCTGGATAATCTTGATCTCTCCATTGAGCGGGGTGAACGGATCTGTCTGCTGGGGCGCAATGGCGCCGGCAAATCGACCCTGATGAAACTGATCGCCGGTGAATTGCAGCCGGATGATGGTGAGTTCTCCATCCAGCAGGGGGCGATTATCACCCGCCTGACCCAGGAGGTGCCGGAGGGGATCGAGGGCACGGTATTTGACGTGGTGGCCACCGGTCTGGGCGAACTGGGTGAGCTGGTGCGCCGTTTTCATCAGATCAGCCACCAACTGGCTACCGATCACAGTGAAAAACTGCTCGACCAGCTCTCCCGGGTACAGCATGACCTGGAGGCGGCGGATGGCTGGCAGTCGGAGCAGCGGGTGGAGACGGTGATCTCCAAGCTCTCCCTGGACCCGGATATCCCTTTTGCGGCACTCTCTGGCGGTCTCAAGCGGCGTGTGCTGCTGGCCCGGGCGCTGGTGCAGGCGCCCGACCTGCTTCTGCTGGATGAGCCGACCAACCACCTGGATATCGCCTCCATCGACTGGCTGGAGGAGTTCCTGCTCAACTATGACGGCACCCTGCTGTTTGTCACCCATGACCGGATGTTCCTGCGCAAACTGGCCACCCGTATTATCGAACTGGATCGGGGGCAGCTTACCGACTGGCCGGGGGATTACGAGAACTTCCAGCGCCGCAAAGCGGAGATGCTGAATGCGGAGGAGAAGGCCAACGCCCGCTTCGACAAGAAGCTGGCCCAGGAGGAGGTGTGGATTCGCCAGGGCATCAAGGCGCGACGCACCCGTAACGAAGGTCGGGTGCGGGCCCTGCAGGCGCTGCGCGCCGAGCGCAAACAGCGCCGGGAACGGACCGGCAATGTCAACATGGCACTGCAACAGGCGGAACGCTCCGGCAAGCTGGTGATCGAGGCGGAGGGGATCAGCTACGCCTGGGATGGCAAACCGATTGTGCGGGACTTCACCACCACCATCATGCGCGGTGACCGCATCGGCGTGATCGGCCCCAATGGCGCGGGCAAGACCACCCTGCTCAACCTGCTGCTGGGCAAACTGCAACCCGACGCGGGTACGGTAAAACACGGCACTAAGCTGGAAGTGGCCTATTTTGACCAGTTGCGGGCCCAATTGGATGACGAGAAGTCGGTGCAGGACAACGTGGCTGATGGCAGTGACAAGGTGGAGATCAACGGCAGCAGCAAACACGTCATCAGTTATCTGCAGGATTTCCTGTTCACCCCGGACCGGGTGCGACAGCCAGTCAAGGCGCTCTCCGGTGGCGAACGTAACCGCCTGCTGCTGGCGCGGCTGTTCAGCAAGAGCGCCAATGTGCTGGTGATGGACGAACCGACCAACGATCTGGACGTGGAGACCCTGGAACTGCTGGAAGAGCTGCTGCTGGATTATCAAGGCACCCTGTTACTGGTGAGCCACGACCGGGCATTTCTCAATAACGTGGTGACCAGCACCCTGGTATTTGAGGGCGACGGGCAGATCAATGAATACGTGGGTGGCTATGACGACTGGCTGAGTCAACGGAAGGCCCCGCTGGTTGAGGCGGCCCCAAAACCGGTGGAAGCGAAACCGACGACGGCAAGACGGGAGCCGGTAAAACCGGCCAGCAAGCCGAAGAAACTGAGCTACAAGGATCAGCGGGAGCTGGACGCCCTGCCAAAGCGGATCGAGCAGCTGGAAACCGAACTGGAACAGTTGCAGATGACCGTGGCCGATCCCGCTTTCTACAAACGCCCCAAGGAAGAGAAGACCGAAGTGCAGCAGCAACTGCAGGAGACCGAAGCGGCTCTCAATACAGCCTATGCCCGCTGGGAAGAGCTGGAGTCCTGAGGCGGAGGGGGCGCGCTGACACTGCCCCTAAACTGAATCAGACCAGCAATCCCGGTCCATTCCGGCGTATGATGGTGTGGTTGTCATCCGGATCAGTGTGCCGGTACCTCCCCATAACCTCCCCACAGGGCACTACCCGCCGGGGAGTGCATCAGATATCCCTATCATTACAGGACCATCACAATTGAATCCCACCGCCTTCGCTTCACTCAATCTGCATGACGCCCTGCTGAACAATCTGGCCTCGCTCGGCTATGACCGGATGACACCGATTCAGAGCCAAAGCCTGCCACCCATTCTGGCGGGCCGGGATGTGATTGCCCAGGGCAAGACCGGATCGGGTAAAACCGCGGCATTTGGCTTGGGGCTGTTGCAGAAACTGGATGTTAAACGGTTTCGGATACAGGGGCTGGTGCTCTGCCCGACCCGGGAACTGGCGGACCAGGTGGCCCGGGAGATTCGCCGTCTGGGCCGGGGTATCCATAACATCAAGGTGCTGACCCTCTGCGGTGGCACGCCGTTTGGCCCCCAGGTGGGTTCACTGGAGCACGGCGCCCACATCATTGTGGGGACACCGGGCCGCATTGAGGATCACCTGGGCCGGGGTACGCTGAAACTGGACAAGGTGAGCACCCTCATTCTGGATGAGGCGGACCGCATGCTGGATATGGGTTTTCAGGAGGTGCTGGAGCGCATTGTCGATCAACTGCCTCAGCGGCGTCAGACACTACTGTTCAGCGCCACCTTTCCCGATCAGATCCAGGCCATCGCCCGGCTTATTCTCAGTCAACCGGTGACAGTGCAGGTGGAGTCGAGTCATGACAGCGCCAGCATCGAACAACACTTTTACAAGGTGAAGGACAACAAGCAGCGCCTGGCGGCATTACGCCTGCTGCTGCTCCAGTTCCGGCCCGAATCGGCCCTGGTGTTCTGTAACACCCGTAAAGAGAGTCAGGCGGTAGCCGACTCCCTGGTCCAATGCGGTTTCTCCGCCCTGGCGCTGCATGGCGACCTGGAACAGCGGGATCGGGACCAGATGCTGATACGCTTTGCCAATAGAAGCGCCTCTGTTCTGGTGGCCACCGATGTGGCGGCAAGGGGGCTGGATATCGATGCGCTGGACCTGGTGATCAATTATCACATTTCCCATGATGCGGAGAGTCATCTGCACCGGATTGGCCGTACCGGCCGGGCCGGCAGCAAGGGCATCGCCTGCGCGTTGTACAGTGAGAAGGAGAGCCATCGGGTGGCGCAACTGGAGGCCGGTATTGACCCGATCCTGGACAGCGAACCGTTACCACCCCTTGCCCTTCTGGAACAAGCCGCCCTGAAGCCGGCCATGGCCACCCTGCAGATTGATGGTGGCAAGAAACAGAAAATCCGTCCGGGCGACATCCTGGGCGCCCTCACCGGTGAGCGGGGGATCACTGGTCAACAGGTGGGCAAGATCAATATCGCGGACAACTGGGCCTTTGTCGCCGTGAGTATCTGTGCGGTGAAACCGGCTCTGAAAAAACTGACCCAAGGGAAACTTAAAGGACGCTCGTTTCGGGTTCGGTTACTTGAGGACTAATGAGTATAGTGCGGATTGAATCCAGGAGCGGGTTTTGGTTGATCGCTGGGATTATTCAAGGCCAGTGGTGGTCATCGGACCACTCAATTTGGCGGGCAGAAACCATCCAGAAGCGGACGTTAACGCCCGCAGCAACTGCGACTTTTTAAAAGCGTAAGTTTAACCTATCCTAGGTGCGCGGGATTGAGTTTTTCATCTGACCCCAGATAACTACCCCAGATAACTTAGAGGCGGTCTGGTGGCGGGCTCAAGCGGACTTGCGCGCCACCAGCTGGACCACCGCGCTTTCGCCCTGATGGTAGCGGCCTTCCGAAATGTGGCGCACCACTTCCTCTGCGATCTCGAAGCTCAGACCGTCGAGCTCGTTGCGCAACTCGTCCAGGGACATGAAGAGCTCCCGTTGCG
Proteins encoded in this region:
- a CDS encoding ATP-binding protein, with product MTTSTETCIGRITEIRENIMMAELLAMTGDEFPVVSTETGDVAVGQLGTYLMVKQRDKEVVAMVISAGQQRQENGERCGILTLVPLGELDSNRSFHRGVIHYPTPGAKVHVVRPDEINILFKKFQSTGFELGYLPTMTSVGVCLDPTALFGRHMAILGQSGAGKSWSVASILQRTASLMPKAKVILLDLHGEYVWEDENQRHSAFKEGSYRYIDARNLEIPYWLLTYGELVDLLIDRDDDKASTQMAFLREALLMLRRKANSDLDDAHISIDSPVYFSLAELFHQFKRANEQVMDFGKVKGALYGQFDEFLIKLQSRFNDVRYDFLFKPKRRKSSDTLVDLLREFVGLVEPQRQITVIDFSSVPFDVRPTVSAQIGRLAFEFNYWNPQSREFPLLLVCEEAHNYIPREAGTQFEGTRRSMERIAKEGRKYGVGLAVVSQRPHELSETVLAQCSSFICLRVTNPEDQQYIRDLVPDAESNLVNILAALGRGEAMALGEAVPLPTRFQFHVPDPAPNSNDIDFFNMWRDGPGTVDVEAIVRRWRRQGR
- a CDS encoding argininosuccinate synthase; translation: MSASGVKKVVLAYSGGLDTSIILKWLQEEYGCEVVTFTADIGQGEEVEPARAKAQAAGVKEIYIEDLTEEFARDFVFPMFRANAIYEGEYLLGTSIARPLITKRLIEIARETGADAISHGATGKGNDQVRFELGAYALMPDVKIIAPWREWDLLSREKLMKYAEEHGIPVEMKRKGKSPYSMDANLLHISYEGYDLEDPWCEPSEEMWRWSVSPEAAPDKPTYIELTFEKGDVTAIDGVAMSPAKVMTELNRVGGANGIGRDDIVENRYVGMKSRGCYETPGGTILLKAHRAIESLTLDRESAHLKDELMPKYAELVYNGYWWSPEREMLQAAIDQTQEVVNGVVRLKLYKGGIMVVGRKSETHSLFDESIATFEDDAGAYDQKDAGGFIKLNALRLRVAARRRGS
- a CDS encoding PilZ domain-containing protein gives rise to the protein MQPDNREYTRFSLRSKVKLVDHEGKEYEIYTRDLSHGGLFLIMKEDSLPPADSVVEVTAMDIEDPLPQRAVVVRAEAGKGIAIRFLDSE
- the ispG gene encoding flavodoxin-dependent (E)-4-hydroxy-3-methylbut-2-enyl-diphosphate synthase — its product is MTVQRAPTVGVRVGSVTIGGNAPVVVQSMTNTDTADIAATIRQVAELHRAGSELVRITVNTEEAARAVASIRDGLDKLGVPVPLVGDFHFNGHKLLQKYPECAQALAKYRINPGNVGRGASRDEKFAAMIELACRHDKAVRIGVNWGSMDQELVVRMMDENARAAEPLDNDRVIREIMVVSALDNARRAEELGLGRDRIVLSCKMSGVQDLIGVYRELSRRCDYALHLGLTEAGMGSKGIVASTAALAVLLQEGIGDTIRISLTPEPGGARTQEVQVAQEILQSMGLRSFTPMVIACPGCGRTSSVVFQQLAQEIQQYLRAQMPQWRDRFPGVEAMNVAVMGCVVNGPGESKHANIGISLPGNGEVPVAPVYEDGVKTVTLKGDSIARDFQQLVEQYVIRHYG
- a CDS encoding patatin-like phospholipase family protein, which gives rise to MNRIRRIYSILLSLLLVSGCASTARFPDNPPLTSVKKAATPLSKDSTILLLTLSGGGSRASAFAYGVMEALHQTPLTTRPDAPTLLDKVDTISAVSGGSIIAAYYGLYGEQLFENFRQQFLERDVRNEIRQRMLTLENLSRLSSTTFGSGDILDEYFRQTLFGERPLSELFDNQGPVVIINATDLFKGSRFGFTPELFALICSDSDHFPVARAVAASSAVPLIFTPITLTNRAGSCGYPTPHWIRTGLTEKQQNPRRYRLARTWSRYLEQPEHPYIHLLDGGLADNLGLRAMIDRIIIQDGLDDSNRQNIPLQARRIVLIEIDAAARLPIEWEKRPDHPPQTVILDAASTTPLSNYNFETKAYLHRQLKPWLKRNSTVPCSDPDGCAPDVYIIELNLEDSPGELNDQPLSTIPTDFTLPENGADALINAGQQLLRNHPEFKRLLKDIYAEQAGFL
- a CDS encoding DUF6858 family protein; this encodes MQQTFTREAYALFSLEIDKSETTYTSVDEILGYLKSCVEADPIATFIAIFDHYAHTSGLEKGQIHDNILAAGNIVFCFGLTLPTPQAMALRPRSIGVVELPNTFYITFLQAPMPVANTAMENWVRAIRNREPTEIPA
- a CDS encoding Crp/Fnr family transcriptional regulator, translated to MKNLTDKEAWEGVADCISCTLRNSVLFAGLDEEDFDKIHQPIDLYTLPAGSTLYRAGDKADRLYTIRSGILKLVQYLPDGTQRIVRLVRTTDVTGLEALLDQPYKHDAVVLQPTQACSLPVSVVQALSNTNPKLHQELLNRWQHALEEADAWLTELSTGSARQRVARLLLRLVRNQATSECELFPREDMGAMLGITTETTSRTIAEFKRQSLLIETEPNKYLLDIPNLEFIADN
- a CDS encoding TrpB-like pyridoxal phosphate-dependent enzyme, yielding MKTKILLKESEMPTHWYNVVADMPNPPTPPLGPDGQPVGPDALAAIFPEEIIKQEVSSDRWIKIPEEVREVLRLWRPSPLFRAHRLEKMLNTPAKIFYKNESVSPAGSHKPNTAVAQAYYNKQAGIKKLTTETGAGQWGCSLALAGQMFGLEVEVFMVKVSYGQKPYRRTMMRTWGANVHASPTNLTESGRSILAKDPNSEGSLGVAISEAVEIAANRPDTNYALGSVLNHVLLHQTIIGEEAKKQMSMVGEYPDMVFAPCGGGSNFGGIAFPFFADKAAGKQVELIAVEPTSCPTLTKGTYAYDFGDAIGLTPLMKMYTLGHDFMPPGIHAGGLRYHGDSALISQLYNEGLLGAVAVPQTETFESGVLFAKSEGIVPAPESTHAIAAVIREAKRCAETGEAKTLLFNLSGHGHFDMTSYDRFFAGELEDYEYPDEAIKESLKHLPQVG